Proteins encoded in a region of the Pseudomonas viciae genome:
- the zur gene encoding zinc uptake transcriptional repressor Zur produces MPITPLASRPHDHSHCVHSALSEADAICARQGLRLTALRRRVLELVWQSHKPLGAYDILAVLSEQDGRRAAPPTVYRALDFLLENGLVHRISSLNAFVGCNHPEHAHQGQFLICRVCHAAIELEQKSISDAIVASAKDVGFVVDSQTVEVVGLCSGCQGA; encoded by the coding sequence ATGCCTATTACCCCCCTTGCCAGTCGTCCCCACGATCACTCCCACTGTGTGCACAGCGCGCTGTCCGAGGCCGATGCCATCTGCGCGCGCCAGGGGTTGCGCCTGACCGCCTTGCGTCGACGCGTGCTCGAACTGGTCTGGCAAAGCCACAAGCCGCTGGGCGCCTACGACATCCTGGCCGTGCTCAGTGAACAGGACGGGCGCCGCGCCGCGCCGCCGACGGTCTATCGGGCGCTGGATTTTTTGCTGGAAAACGGCCTGGTGCACCGCATCTCGTCGCTGAACGCCTTCGTCGGCTGCAACCATCCGGAGCACGCCCACCAGGGGCAGTTCCTGATCTGCCGCGTATGCCATGCCGCCATTGAGCTGGAGCAGAAGTCCATCAGCGACGCCATCGTCGCCAGCGCCAAGGACGTGGGCTTCGTGGTCGACAGCCAGACCGTCGAAGTGGTCGGCCTGTGTTCCGGTTGCCAGGGGGCCTGA
- the znuA gene encoding zinc ABC transporter substrate-binding protein ZnuA — MSRIFSLFVVFVASFLLIGPVQAEVKVLTSIKPLQLIAAAVQDGVAVPEVLLPPGASPHHYALRPSDVRKVQSMDLLYWIGPDMESFLPRVLNGRTLPSVAVQDLPGLKLRHFAQDSQSHAEDDHDGDEHDHDHRPGSIDAHLWLSPTNARVIAAKMTADLSAADPANAARYQSNLKGFNQRLDALDVRLKARLASVAGKPYFVFHEAFDYFEDNYGLKHAGVFAVAAEVQPGAQHVAAMRTRLQAVGKTCVFSEPPLRPRLAETLVAGLPVKLAELDALGGYTPATAQGYEQLLEKLGNDLAGCLESL, encoded by the coding sequence GTGTCCCGAATTTTTTCGCTCTTTGTCGTTTTTGTCGCAAGTTTTCTACTGATCGGCCCAGTCCAGGCCGAAGTCAAAGTCCTTACCAGCATCAAGCCATTGCAGCTGATTGCCGCAGCGGTGCAGGACGGCGTGGCGGTTCCTGAAGTGTTGCTGCCGCCTGGTGCTTCGCCGCATCACTACGCCTTGCGGCCATCCGACGTACGGAAGGTGCAATCGATGGACCTGCTCTACTGGATCGGCCCGGACATGGAAAGCTTTCTGCCGCGCGTGCTGAACGGTCGTACGCTGCCTTCTGTCGCCGTACAGGATTTGCCGGGGCTCAAGCTTCGCCACTTCGCCCAGGACAGCCAGTCTCACGCCGAGGATGACCACGACGGCGACGAGCATGATCACGACCACCGCCCCGGTTCGATCGATGCCCACTTGTGGCTGTCACCGACTAATGCACGAGTGATCGCCGCCAAAATGACGGCTGACTTGAGCGCGGCCGACCCGGCCAACGCTGCCCGTTATCAAAGCAATCTCAAGGGTTTCAACCAGCGCCTCGACGCTCTGGACGTACGCCTGAAGGCGCGCCTGGCCAGCGTCGCAGGCAAGCCGTACTTCGTGTTCCACGAAGCGTTCGATTATTTTGAGGACAATTACGGCCTCAAGCACGCCGGTGTGTTCGCCGTGGCCGCCGAAGTCCAGCCCGGTGCCCAGCACGTGGCGGCGATGCGTACGCGCTTGCAGGCGGTGGGCAAGACCTGTGTGTTCAGCGAGCCGCCCCTGCGCCCGCGCCTGGCCGAGACCCTGGTGGCTGGGTTGCCGGTGAAGTTGGCGGAGCTGGATGCACTGGGCGGCTATACCCCGGCGACGGCGCAAGGGTATGAGCAGTTGTTGGAAAAGTTGGGGAATGATTTGGCGGGGTGCCTGGAGTCGCTGTAA
- a CDS encoding homoserine kinase has translation MSVFTPLARPELETFLASYGLGRLLDFQGIAAGSENTNFFISLEQGEFVLTLVERGPVQEMPFFIELLDVLHDADLPVPYALRTTDGVALRELAGKPALLQPRLAGKHIKQANAQHCAQVGELLAHLHLATRDNMIKRKTDRGLDWMQEEGAKLLSHLDAEPRRLLEAALDEIARQKVGILALPRANIHADLFRDNAMFEGTHLTGLIDFYNACSGPMLYDVAIALNDWCSDDDGVLDGPRARALLGAYAALRPFTAAEAELWPTMLRVACVRFWLSRLIAAESFAGQDVLIHDPMEFQQRLAQRQTVHALLPFAL, from the coding sequence ATGTCTGTGTTCACCCCCCTGGCTCGGCCCGAGCTGGAAACCTTTCTCGCCTCTTATGGGCTCGGCCGCCTGCTTGATTTCCAGGGGATCGCCGCTGGCAGCGAAAACACCAATTTTTTCATCAGCCTGGAGCAGGGCGAATTCGTCCTGACCCTGGTTGAGCGTGGCCCGGTGCAGGAAATGCCGTTCTTCATCGAACTGCTGGACGTGCTGCATGACGCCGACCTGCCGGTGCCTTACGCGTTGCGCACCACCGACGGCGTGGCGCTGCGGGAACTGGCGGGCAAACCGGCGCTGTTGCAACCGCGCCTGGCGGGCAAACACATCAAGCAGGCCAACGCGCAACATTGCGCCCAGGTCGGGGAGTTGCTGGCGCATCTGCACCTGGCAACCCGGGACAACATGATCAAGCGCAAGACCGATCGTGGCCTGGACTGGATGCAGGAGGAGGGCGCCAAGCTGCTGTCGCACCTCGACGCCGAGCCCCGCCGGCTACTTGAGGCCGCGCTGGATGAGATCGCCCGGCAGAAGGTCGGTATCCTGGCGCTGCCCCGGGCCAACATCCACGCGGATCTGTTCCGCGACAACGCGATGTTCGAAGGCACGCACCTGACCGGGTTGATCGACTTCTACAATGCCTGCTCCGGGCCGATGCTGTATGACGTCGCCATCGCCTTGAACGACTGGTGTTCGGATGACGACGGCGTGCTCGATGGCCCGCGGGCGCGGGCGTTGCTGGGGGCTTATGCGGCGCTACGACCGTTCACCGCCGCCGAAGCCGAGTTATGGCCGACGATGCTGCGCGTGGCGTGCGTGCGCTTCTGGTTGTCGCGGTTGATCGCCGCCGAGTCTTTCGCCGGACAGGATGTGTTGATTCACGATCCGATGGAGTTCCAGCAGCGGTTGGCGCAGCGGCAGACGGTTCACGCGTTGTTGCCTTTCGCCCTGTAA
- a CDS encoding DUF2782 domain-containing protein encodes MRTLNRLLLAGLFATVPLAVMAAEDAPTAEPEVTIRTEGDKVIQEYRQNGFLYAIKVTPKGAPPYFLVRADGTDANFIRSDQPDMLIPSWKIFEWK; translated from the coding sequence ATGCGCACACTCAATCGCCTGTTACTGGCTGGCTTGTTTGCAACCGTTCCATTGGCCGTCATGGCCGCGGAGGATGCCCCCACCGCAGAGCCTGAGGTCACGATTCGCACGGAAGGGGATAAGGTCATTCAGGAATACCGCCAAAATGGTTTCCTGTATGCGATCAAGGTCACACCGAAGGGCGCACCGCCGTATTTTCTGGTGCGCGCAGACGGGACCGATGCAAACTTCATCCGCTCGGACCAGCCGGATATGCTAATTCCGTCCTGGAAAATCTTTGAGTGGAAGTAG